In one Saccharibacillus brassicae genomic region, the following are encoded:
- a CDS encoding LuxR C-terminal-related transcriptional regulator: MIEKSWAMDVRKTVEEIQHTYAEFTNLSILIVDGEGRPLVKPSSYHPFFKKLVESDGETRERFWQEVRHYAGLTKPALCDLWLPGVKFIIAPFRSPAGDAVHYVVAGVLIQSGTKAMLEEEVTRSGLYDEGRKLLLDLVLEAEELSSEEADIWREKIGKLAETAERILRSAYRETYVRDRLAELRGVLSVARRDRASVSQTFEQFMEVSGASGVMGYAEKIGPGEYRINRIAGEGTAALQDAEFREGEGFLGQAALSDSPMQWTDIQRDPRSFFLKQRLGAEFYGLRCFPVRVGGEQLGILFIVDKNKVQVDSLLREFEDILIALVGEYIASGTIEARMERQIQRLRPLMEVTRFMISAQNTQRIMFMLVDMSLSLVWNPSSAIIVHESSNGQKVQIVSRGIANDFAEQYARDVAKRILRENPAHSPGFELSQTEEGQLMIEYPIVYAGKTRGVLAVSLGSEQEAEECREVLLALATMGSIILQSVHDQRQLGLQNERFLRLMHASAKLGESDQGKVSDLSLRLVDEYARYGGIKPEEATFLQRTSMLSVLDDAARRELGEAFPDELAVLKEYRAMVDSEGQTGNFSYSRLAQLLRTALYFAALDEETAGRLHLTGVSPELFNHFRKFMAVRHTVQSEVVLSDGSTAAFNPAEAEERGIDAIVKEFGLSKREKEVLELVVRASSNKDIAAKLFISEHTVKNHLTNIFNKMSVSDRAQAIARVFNRGIG, from the coding sequence ATGATCGAGAAAAGCTGGGCAATGGACGTCAGGAAAACCGTCGAAGAAATCCAACATACCTATGCCGAATTTACGAATCTTTCCATTTTGATCGTGGACGGGGAAGGGCGGCCGCTCGTCAAGCCTTCCTCTTACCATCCCTTCTTCAAAAAGTTGGTCGAATCGGACGGGGAAACGCGCGAACGCTTCTGGCAGGAAGTCCGCCATTACGCGGGGCTGACCAAGCCCGCGCTGTGCGACCTGTGGCTGCCGGGCGTGAAGTTCATCATCGCGCCTTTCCGGTCGCCGGCCGGAGACGCCGTGCACTACGTCGTGGCCGGGGTGCTGATCCAGTCGGGCACCAAAGCGATGCTGGAAGAAGAAGTGACCCGCAGCGGCCTGTACGACGAAGGGCGCAAGCTGCTGCTCGATCTCGTGCTGGAAGCGGAAGAGCTGTCGAGCGAAGAAGCCGACATCTGGCGCGAGAAGATCGGGAAGCTGGCGGAGACGGCCGAACGCATCCTGCGCTCCGCTTACCGCGAGACGTACGTGCGGGATCGCCTCGCCGAACTGCGCGGCGTGCTGTCCGTGGCGCGGCGGGACCGTGCATCGGTCAGCCAGACGTTCGAACAGTTTATGGAAGTCAGCGGCGCATCCGGTGTGATGGGCTACGCCGAGAAGATCGGTCCCGGCGAATACCGGATCAACCGGATCGCGGGCGAAGGCACGGCCGCGCTGCAGGACGCCGAGTTCCGCGAAGGCGAAGGCTTTCTCGGGCAGGCCGCGCTGAGCGACAGTCCGATGCAGTGGACCGATATCCAGCGGGACCCGCGCTCGTTCTTTCTCAAGCAGCGGCTGGGCGCCGAATTTTACGGGCTGCGCTGCTTTCCCGTCCGCGTGGGCGGCGAGCAGCTCGGCATTCTGTTCATCGTGGACAAGAACAAGGTGCAGGTCGATTCGCTGCTGCGCGAATTCGAAGACATCCTGATTGCGCTCGTCGGCGAATATATCGCCAGCGGCACGATCGAAGCGCGCATGGAACGCCAGATCCAGCGCCTGCGTCCGCTGATGGAAGTGACCCGCTTCATGATCTCCGCCCAGAACACGCAGCGGATCATGTTCATGCTCGTCGACATGAGCCTCAGCCTCGTCTGGAATCCTTCGTCGGCGATCATCGTGCACGAAAGCTCCAACGGGCAAAAAGTGCAGATCGTCTCCCGCGGCATCGCCAACGATTTCGCCGAGCAGTACGCGCGCGACGTCGCCAAGCGCATCCTGCGCGAAAATCCGGCGCATTCGCCGGGCTTCGAACTGTCGCAGACCGAAGAAGGCCAGCTCATGATCGAATACCCGATCGTGTACGCGGGCAAGACGCGCGGCGTTCTGGCCGTCTCGCTCGGCAGCGAGCAGGAAGCGGAAGAATGCCGCGAAGTGCTGCTGGCGCTTGCCACGATGGGCAGCATCATCCTGCAGTCGGTGCATGACCAGCGGCAGCTCGGCCTGCAGAACGAACGCTTCCTGCGCCTGATGCACGCTTCGGCCAAGCTTGGCGAAAGCGATCAGGGCAAAGTGTCCGACCTGTCGCTGAGACTGGTCGACGAGTACGCCCGCTACGGCGGCATCAAGCCCGAGGAAGCGACTTTCCTGCAGCGGACAAGCATGCTGTCGGTGCTGGACGATGCCGCGCGGCGCGAATTGGGCGAAGCGTTCCCCGACGAGCTGGCGGTGCTCAAAGAATATCGCGCCATGGTCGACTCGGAAGGCCAAACGGGAAATTTTTCCTATTCCCGGCTGGCCCAACTGCTGCGCACCGCGCTGTACTTCGCGGCGCTCGACGAAGAAACGGCGGGCCGCCTGCATCTGACGGGCGTCTCGCCGGAACTGTTCAACCATTTCCGCAAGTTCATGGCGGTTCGGCATACGGTGCAGAGCGAAGTCGTGCTGTCGGACGGTTCGACGGCCGCTTTCAATCCCGCCGAAGCCGAAGAACGCGGCATCGACGCGATCGTCAAGGAATTCGGGCTGTCCAAGCGGGAAAAAGAAGTGCTGGAGCTCGTCGTGCGCGCGTCGAGCAACAAAGACATCGCCGCCAAGCTGTTTATTAGCGAGCATACGGTCAAAAACCATTTGACGAACATTTTCAACAAGATGAGTGTAAGCGATCGGGCCCAGGCGATCGCGAGAGTGTTCAACCGGGGCATCGGCTGA